The Maylandia zebra isolate NMK-2024a linkage group LG1, Mzebra_GT3a, whole genome shotgun sequence DNA segment TTGTTCATGGCGGCCCAGAGACCAGTCAGTCAGTGACCCCCTCCTGATAACCAACAGTCACCAGTGAAATAATGTATTCCACAACTAGTTGGTGAATGGTTGCTGAAAGTTCTTGACACTCGCTATCATAAAATTGGCCACAAAGAAGTTAACAGCTCTGCTCCAAAAACCTTGTTGTAATTGTTCTGGTGACTAGCAGGTTACTGTAGTCGCAGTAGTAGTAGTTTGCATAGAAGACGAAGACTTGTCTGTCAGAATTTCCAAAATACTTACCAGGCAGTAGTGAAACTGTAACACAAACCATAAAAAGAAATGCTTTTCTCTGTTAAAGTCACCATTTTCATTGGTTTCAGGGGTAATGCACAACTTCCATGCAAACTAGGGCAATCACAACAAGGTTTGTGGTGCAATTTCACCCAGTGAGTGCAAGCAATCACACGCCAACCTGTTGTGGAATACAGTTTTTCCCTATGGACGGGAAAGGTTGCCATTGGCATCAAGCgatctctaggcctgtgtgactaatgggagaggagacagaagatAGTGGACCTAAATCCATAAAAGAACTGTAATTAAGTTATCTAAGATGCTTTGAACAGCTTCATTTGAgaaactgggcaggtttttcaccTTTCAAAAACTGTTCAGGGTGCAACAGTTTTAAAGTTTTCTAGAATTCAAATAACAATGTTCTCTGTATGCTCTCTTCAAACAAACGCTTCTAAAAAACATGTGCAACGTTGTCTATATGGATAGAATAGGTGCACCTCAAATATCATTTCAAGGAAGTATGGCAGGTAATTAAAGATACCAAACAAACACTAGCCTGCAAATGTTTATACAAACAGACTTACTGTTACAAAATGACACTAAAATAAGCTCTTATTAGAAGTACTTATTTATAGAATATGTTGTAAAGACACTTCTGCTTTCCTAGAGGATTATGCATTTGCACCTTGCAGTTAAGTCAATAATAATGTATGAGAGAGTTGTGCCTTAAGGGAAGTATACAGTTTacaaaagaaatatattttgtaCCAACCTTTGTTCTGTTTGTAGCAAAAGGCTCCTCCATTGAGGATCTCAGAGTCTGCCATTACCAGAACTGTTTTAGGCAGCAGGTATACTTTctgtaaaattatttgaattagagtttttagaaaaaaaacagttccTGATCATACCCTCCTGAGAACCAAACAATAAAGTCTCTTTTAGctgaacttttttttgtgtgatatCCTGCCTCTTTGGAGCTAAAAGAGGTTACACAAGCACATGAGATATCATTGGAAAGGCCACGATGTCCTCTATTCAGTACATCAGGACATAGTAGGGTAGTTCAAATAAGTCAAAAGATATAGACCAAAAACAACCCTCCATTACAGAGAACATAAGTGAATAGGCTGGGTCTCAGGAGGATATGTATAACACAAAGTTCATATCATAGCAATCTTAGTAGCATAAAGGCTACATATCTTTTGAGATTCTCCACTTCAACTTGAAATCTTTAATACTGCTTGCACGTGCGCATTTGTGATGCTCTTTGGATTTTCTCCATTGTGTCAAAAATGCAACCCTATAACTTAAATTCTATGTTGGGGTTGAGGATGAAGTTGTAAGTAGCCAAATCTATCAGGTAAGGTGACCACAGTTCAGATTGTTTGGAGCAAATGTTCTCCCTGAGACACCTCTGGACGTTACAGAGAAATTCTCTGAGGTATGCATAATAAGGAAGGTTCCTGGCTTGATGCAACACCTTTTTGCTTGAAGACAGCAGGGTGTTCCAGGGAGGACAGCAGGTTGGTGCCTGCTTATAGCAGGAGATCTAGCTCGCACCAATGTGACAAGAAAGGAGGGGGTGGGGTCAGTTTGATACAGATGTTAATGTACGGCCTTTATACAAGTGTGAGGCCCATGGTGAACTCTCGGGAAGTGtttgaaataaagctgaacAAATTTTTTGCGCGATGGATAGCTTACTCAAGGAGTGGGTAGCATATAGGGTACTGGTATGCTGTTTTAAAACTATTAACCAAGAGCTGTCTACTCACATTTATCTTTAACGTTTTCATTTAGTGTCACTAATTATTTAAATACCATTCTATGAGAGTTTTAAAGTTTACCTCCACTTCTTCGGCTAAGATGCTATTGAGGGCATGGGACTCCGTGCTGGGATGTCCAGAGGCCGACACCCAGGTCAGCTGTTGCTGAGTCCTAAGCACTCTGCGAGCACAGTTTCTCCAGAGTCTGCACACACTGAAACGGTAAAAGATAAACTCTGTCTCACTTGCTGACCAGGTACAATCgcttagttaaaaaaaagaaagaaagactcaGCTCGTCTTTATATCCAGGCAGAGTAGCTGAAAGCAAGCCCTTGATTAGAGTCCAACAGACAATAACAACCGCTAGGCTAGCTGCTGCTTTAGCTCTTCCGTAAGTTTTTGCGTCGGAGTTTCACTTCTATCGGCGGCCATTAGCGTTagctcacagtgatgcgtacaAAGATCAACCACCTACCTCGCGAGCTGGAGAAGCGATTTGGTTGGTATGAACGTAAGAATCCTCTCAACCACTTCCGCAACATTGCTGAGTACGTACTCAGCCTTAGAATCcggaaaaaaatcaacaaaatcTGAGTTCTCGCTCATGTTTCGCTCTGTAGTAGTCGTGAGACTCACAACACAGACTCCAACTACGAACTTCGACCCCTGCACTCCCACCGCTGTAGAGGGATAGCCTGTTTATTGGCGCCTCCCTGCGGCGAGGAGGAACTATAGCAGTTAAGGCACCCCTACAGGCATGTGAAAATCTTTCACTTTGATCCAACACATAATCAAACCTTAAATAATTGGATGATAAAgatgatttaatttatttttattaaaggtACAATTCGGGCATTTTCATCTCTAGACCCATATGCCTTTGGATGAGAGCTGTAACAACAAGTTTAGGGAGGTCCagttgcttttttccccccaagcTAGAAAAGTTTAATCTTGTGTTTGCCTTTGCATGTTGAGATGGCAtcaagaaaactttttttttttttaacactactATGCAAATTTCTTGAGTAAccctttatttctttaaattttgctaggaaaatgagAAACAGCCTGAACTCTTGTATGTAAACTTTCTTGAAGTGGTTTTCAgagttctccaggtttcttgATGATCCCACACTTCTTCAATAATGTTCAAGTCCAGGTTCTGAGGATTCATCACTCCAAGACCTTGACTCCTTGGAAGCAGGCAGTCAAGGTCTTGGGGGAAACTCAAGCTTCTTTCTTCCAAGAACAATTAACAATTGCAACAGCCAGGTTGATTCgcatatttatttatgattTGTACATCTccaagataaaaaacaaaaatgagtgtttcaaaaagaaaacacctACATAGATAAGTACGCCACAAGTATTTAGTTTGCTTAGTTGAAACAATATAATGAGTTTCGCTACTGTGCTAAGAATTCCTTCCTTGCTAAACTGGAAGAGAATATCACTTACAGTGAATACATTTTTACAATACAAAAAGAAACTAACACATAAGCAACTTTACAAAAGTACACATAATAAAAGTCCCTTTCATAACCTTGGCTTAAATTATGGCTTCATTCATGACGATCATGTGCAGTATATTCCCCAAAAAAGTGCAAATTCCCCACACGTACATGTAAACAATTAAAGATGTACAGTAAACTTTAAATGACCTTTGACTACAGTGCATAAAGGAAACTGTAGATGAGCTTCTAACTTGCGCAGAGCTTGTGTCTTCAAGATGCCACGGTCAGAGGAGACAAACACAAGCTCCAGCTTTGCGTGTAGCAGTCATAGTCATATGGGAGCCAGCCATATTCAGAGCAGATGAGGCAATGTGAGGAGGGGAACAGAGCTAGGTCAAAGGTTAACCATCTCCATTAGAGTATGATCCAGCATCTGCTTTATGCTCAGGCCCTCTTCTTTAGCACGTGTGAGTTTATCTGTTAATATAGCATTGCATCAGTTAaaatccaaaaaaaagaaagaaaaacagttgcAAGAGACACAGAATATAGTCAGACAAAGGTTTACCTCAGGTACAGTGACAAACATATGCTGGATATCGTTACATACCccagtatatatttttttttccagtaagAGGTCAGCACTTATTAGCGGAGTCGATATCCTCAAGTTATTTAGATTTTCTGATATAACTAATCAGATTTGAACTTTTATTTAAAGTATActagaaatagtaaaaactcaCACTATTGACAGGGCTGTGGTCAAGAATGGACGTGGTGAGTTTATgcaaggggggggggaagctttccttttttgtaatatatgaTTTGGCAGTGGAATTGACCAAAGTATAAAACCCTAGCACTTTtgaggaaaaaactgaaaactctTCTAAGCACTAATAATTGTCTCCTTTTACTATTGGACCAGTATCACTTTACTTTTATTGTATATGCACACTCCACGTCCTTTTTTCTTCCCCATTCACTTAGACAAATTACTGACAGATCATACAGGGGGTACTGTGAAATCTGTTATTCACATCTTCCTTAccgccaacacttccttgttgctACAGGTGAATCATATGATCAATCTCCTCCTGTGCTACGATTAACAAACAGTTCGCCGCTAAATAAAACTGCACACCTTTTCTTTGAAGTTCTCTTTATCCAGCTACACTGTTTTGGCTTAAGCTGCTATGTCCTGAGGATATATAATGAAACTAAATGTTGCTTGCCTTGCTTTAAGCATCACAAGGCAAGCAACATCTTGCCTTGTGATGCTTAAAGCGCCCCAAAATAAACATTGGGAAAAATTCAGCTGGAATGTTTCTTTCCTGAAGTCACAACCCAATTATTTGGCACTTTTAGCATCGCAAGGTGAGCACCATGTAGTTTTATTATATTCTTGGAGAAGGCAGACATCTCTACAGATAACTATGAGGTTTGTGGGAACAGTTCCCAACAaagcacttcgctctcagactgcaggcttacttgttgttcctagaatttctaaaagtagaatgggagacaGAGCCTTCAGATATCTGGCTCCTCTCCTATCAAATGAGCTCCCAGTTGAAGTTTGGGAAAAAAACtctttacttttaagattacatttgaaaaacaaaattattttgaaTAAAGCTTTAGTTATTTATACTGCTACAAGTTAAGGCTGCTGGAGGACGTCCAATGACGCACTCAGGATTTCTTCACTTCCCTCTTCACCCCTGATGCATTTACATGCCACTATTGTATACCATTATTTTTCCATCTAGTCTCTCTTGGTGCGTTTAGTCATCTTTCTCCTcacaccccaaccaatcacagtaTGCTGCCATCCTCCCCAAGATCTCCCTGTTAAAAGACAGTTCCTTTTCCCTATTGTCACAGAGTGCTTCCTCAAAGGGAATTGTTTGATTGTTGGAGTTTCCCTCTAATCTTCAGGGCCTTTACATTATAATATTTAGTGCTTTAGGTGACTGCTGCTGTAAACTAGTGCTACATAAttgaatttattaaattattgcaattcataattaaaatgtgaatgctTCACTGAAATGCTACAAGTAAAAACGACACACCTGTCCAACCATCCATCTCACCCAAGTACAAAAAGGAAAATCTGGGTATAATCCaagtaattttaaaagtgaTGATATTTGTTCAGTCCATTGCAATATTCCAAGGCCTCCTTTTCATGGATAGAAGCACATATTGCAGACCAGATTTCAATTATGTAGCCCTGACAATAACTGAGAAAATATATCAACTGAATTTCGTCCCTCTCCTGAACCTGTGTAACCTTCCACTTGAAGCAGTTATTGGAACATGCATGTGAAAATCTCTCACTTGTATTCCCACTTTTTTGAAAGcgtaacttgttttgtttttaagacataactgctgctgtgtatagttatttaaataaacagtACAACAACATTCCTGGTGACTGGAATTTCAGAAACATTAAAGCATACAAGATTCCCTTCCAGTTTATGCCTCGTTTAGAGCTACTCTCAGTTCATTGGTGAGAAGACGATTTTTCTCAAGCTGCTTGTATAGGTGGTCTTGACAGTCAGAAAGCAGGtaggagaaaaaggaaagacaaagaaaggagGTTAGTATAAAGAGTGACGCTTTGAAGGTAATCACAAAATAAGTTTGTTGATTTCCTGACCTAATGAACACAGAAGGCTCAAGAaatacgtttttgtttttttaaagacagtCATAAGCCTGCCATCTTGGCTAACCACagaaaactcacacacactactggtTTTACAAACACTGTTTCCTTTTCACTGCTTATTAATTACTTAGACTAGAATGATAAGACTGCAACCACCTTGGGATTAGTTAGGggacaaaacaacacacactcacaaatagaaaaataatgATGATGCACATGTTTGTACTGGATCTTTTTGCATCTAGCTGCAGCAGCCACTTTCAATCACCAGAGAACTGCAGAGGTCACCTGATGGGAGTTAACCTGGTCCAACTCTGACTGCAGACAGTTTGTGCAGCCTGTACCAATGAACACATCTTATCTGCGCAACAATGTCACCTCATTGAAACAGTGGACTTGACTCAACCGGTTGGCACCTAGTTGAACTCTGTGTATATTCCTATATAAAGGGAACATTGCAGAGCATGTAATTCTACAGTTAAATTGCCATTCTGTAGCAACTATGTCACCATTTGTGGGGAACTTTCTATTTCTACTTTAAATCTATGAGGTTCGATCTGCATGCAATTAGTTCATGTGAACTACTGTGACTATGACATAAGACATTTGGGCCACCCCAAACAGCCTTACAATTTTGTGGTCAATCCCATTCGAGTTTCAATAGATTTAATTTAGCAAGTGAAACTAAACAAATCTTATCCTACTCAATTGTTTATAATTTACAGTCGCATTTCTCTGCAATAGCCCCTGTGACTGTATTAGCATTCTTTAaattaaagaattaaaaataaataaataaaataaaaaatctataGTAGTAGTTTTAGTGACCATGTCTGCCAATACTGGCTTGGAGTCTAGTTGATTTGCTATTTAGACCTACAATATGAGGagtgtttattttttggttttatttttttggctaCGTTCACATCTGCAAACACTCAATGAGTATTGAAAATGTTAACTTGCTATTTCTAAAGTACATCAACTGCATTTAACTACAGCTGAATCTGAAGGTGTGAGGAAgccttaaaacaataaaatataactaaagATATAAAATCCCCAATCAGCTGATTAAAAAATTGAATACAATTCACTGCCACTACAAGTAACTCAGGAGTTTATTCAAAAGCTACTAAACAGtataaattaaaacacaaagaaggtaaaacaataacaaaaaaggacaaatggAAATGAAGAAGCATTgcgagagaaaaagaaaaggatgacatagatggaaaaatgtttattttatataaagCAATGTGGCTCAAAGGTCTGAAAGACAGATGGACAAATGTACTCCAGCAGCCAAGGCCCAATGTGCAGTACTGCCAGGgcagtaaagaaataaatagacaaaggagacagaaagtAGGGCTGTGCTGCACAGGAGAGAAAGGATGATGCTCAAGCAGCTTCTGGAGTGAAGAGTGTGAGAATTTAgctgtgaacaaaaacaaaagaacaaaaatgttGGAGggagaaataaaagaatgaaaacataTGACATGAGAGAGAAAAATGGATGCAGAACTAAGAACTGAGACAGGGAACAAGCTCTACTAAGTAAGCACTCATGTTAAAAGGTCtgcaaaaaaaattgtattaaaatatatatttttttaaaaagaaatcaaacatgaTTAGGTCACTCATAAATTAGTGTTAGACAAGCACGGAAGGATTTAAAGTTGTAGTTTAGCAGAGTTAAGTCACGGCACTCAAACATGCCACAAGAGGGCGCTACTGTATGTTGTTGCTGTGGTTAAGGAGATAAAGCTCTAAGACAGCACGGAAACAAGCGTGTTGTGAATTACATGGAAGTCATGTCGTTGAGGGCGTGGTCCAGCTCCTCGCTGATGGCCTTGTACTTCAGTTTCTGGGCATACAGCTCATCTATAGAGTTGTAATTATTATAGAGTGGCAGTGAGGGGGCAGTGAACAGAAAAATAACAGCGTCAAGAAATGAAAgccaaaagaaaatgcaaactgaggaactgaaataaaaaggcAGGACAGAAATAGGAAGGAAcatgaacagctgctgacacCGTGTCAAATTCCTGAGGAGTCACCGAGAAACTGCCTCACATGTTCCGTGACCCTGTGAACACTTCTCGGGGCTAGCTGGCCTTGAACGCTCAATACACCACCATGCCAAACTGTACTGCAGTGAGAAATGTTGATGCTAACATGAATCATATCATGGTAGGTTCTGcttattagttttgtttttcttctggcAGACAACTGACAGTGTAGATATTTGTCCTGGGGATTATTTAACAACCTGCTGACCAGATAAATACCTCAAACAGCCCCACATGAGAGATTTGCCTTTTATTAGTTTCCCTTTCAGAAACCAGGACTCTACTTTAGACTAAGACTTGTAACTGGGTTGCTTTTTGCATCAATAAATTTTGTAATAAGAGTAACAGATGTTTGCTTATATGGAAAATGAACATGAAACGCTGCACCAAAGACTAAAAACCAAGTGTAAAACATTCATACCCTCAAGGTCATCAATGGTCTTCTCCAGCTTGGCAACTGATCTCTCAGCGAACTCGGCACGGGTCTCAGCCTATGTGGAGGACAGCAATAAAACATTGGTAATGTAAACCTAATGGAAATTAATAACCACAGCCCCAGAGGAAAGGAAGCCCTTAAGTATGAGtaaaaaatatacacacacacacacacacacacacacacacacacacacacacacacacacacacacacacacacacaattaagtAATGCAATCGATTCAATCTTCAGTTTCAAGAGAAGCTTctatttaaaatttaatttaggATACATAAACGTATGACTCACTGATAACTCTAACTCACCTCCTTTAGCCTGTCTGTCAGGACCTTGATCTCCTCCTCGTACTTGTCCTCCTTCTGTGAGTACTGTGGTTACATACACAGGGCAGAGTCACTCAAATatacaaaacatgaaaatgcaacaaaaataaGTTTCAAACAAACTTTATAGGTTTATACTATGAATATTTGTCAATAATCTTACCTTTTCTGCCTGGGCCTCCAGAGACTTCAGGTTGTTCTGCACAGTTTTCAGCTCCTCCTCAAGCTCAGAGCATTTGCTGCAGAGTTATGGTGTGATTAAACACGTAGAGAAAAACCACAGAAAGCAAGAGAGGTGTG contains these protein-coding regions:
- the LOC101470454 gene encoding uncharacterized protein LOC101470454 isoform X8, whose protein sequence is MAGGSSLEAVKKKIKSLQEQADAAEDRAALLQRDLNQERSAREAAEGDVASLNRRIQLVEEELDRAQERLATALTKLEEAEKAADESERGMKVIENRAMKDEEKMELQEIQLKEAKHIAEEADRKYEEVARKLVIIEGDLERTEERAELSESKCSELEEELKTVQNNLKSLEAQAEKYSQKEDKYEEEIKVLTDRLKEAETRAEFAERSVAKLEKTIDDLEAKFSHSSLQKLLEHHPFSPVQHSPTFCLLCLFISLLPWQYCTLGLGCWSTFVHLSFRPLSHIALYKINIFPSMSSFSFSLAMLLHFHLSFFVIVLPSLCFNLYCLVAFE